The genomic stretch AAAGAATACTCTTTTAAGAACTTCAAAGAGGCTCTAGCCTTTACCAATATCATTGGCCGCATTGCCGAGGAGGAGGGGCACCATCCCGATATTCTTCTTACTTGGGGAAAAGTGGCTCTTGAGATCTGGACCCACAAGGTGGGAGGGCTGACGGAAAGTGACTTTATCCTTGCTGCTAAGATCGAAGCGGAACATATTTCCCAGGGTTATTTGGTAAAAAAGATTTGTCATAATTCCAAATAGTTGAGATAAGTATTAGCTTCAGCAAGGTACAAAATAGGAGCTAGCTAAATGGGAAAA from Candidatus Neptunochlamydia vexilliferae encodes the following:
- a CDS encoding 4a-hydroxytetrahydrobiopterin dehydratase, whose amino-acid sequence is MSDLTQKKCVPCTIGGSSLKGEALKPLAEQLAEGWEVIEEHHLFKEYSFKNFKEALAFTNIIGRIAEEEGHHPDILLTWGKVALEIWTHKVGGLTESDFILAAKIEAEHISQGYLVKKICHNSK